A section of the Arcobacter roscoffensis genome encodes:
- a CDS encoding L-aspartate oxidase — translation MVYDYIIIGTGIAGLNAARLIPEDKKVLILCKKEPVDCNTYWAQGGIASAVNDDDIKDHIQDTLTAGVNHNDKSAVELLSAKSQEAVKSLINSGLQFDLNSKGELAYTKEAAHSRSRILHADGDATGRMIHTFLLSQCKHEIVNNTVVNDLLIQDDICYGVQYFVSETEQKVAYAHNTIIASGGVGSIYRYHTNSTAIAGEIQGIILEKGLSLKDMEMMQFHPTVVKGTHFARKPLLSEALRGEGAFIVDEQDNRFLFTYHKDGELAPRDVVSRSIFDYHKKTGSKIYLSFENFEKEAFQKRFPNIYANLKDLGYELPYDKVPISPAFHYSMGGIETTLDAKVKGMKNLYAIGEAACTGVHGANRLASNSLLEGVVFSSIAVEDSIKNNFKISYKNYMKDIKSYVRNKDIDKEIKNCLRKSMWDTASIVRNPKKIKETLELVEKYLQEDVGRLLFLRLLTAKSILTSAQNREKSLGAHYIKEN, via the coding sequence ATGGTTTATGATTATATTATTATAGGTACAGGAATTGCAGGTTTAAATGCTGCAAGATTAATTCCTGAGGATAAAAAAGTTTTAATACTTTGTAAAAAAGAGCCAGTTGATTGTAATACATATTGGGCTCAAGGTGGAATAGCAAGTGCTGTAAATGATGATGATATAAAAGATCATATTCAAGATACTCTTACAGCAGGTGTTAATCACAATGACAAAAGTGCAGTTGAACTTTTAAGTGCAAAATCACAAGAAGCAGTAAAAAGCTTGATAAATTCAGGTTTACAATTTGATTTAAATTCAAAAGGTGAACTAGCTTATACAAAAGAAGCAGCTCATAGTAGAAGCAGAATTTTACATGCAGATGGTGATGCAACAGGAAGAATGATACATACTTTCTTATTATCTCAATGTAAACATGAAATAGTAAACAACACAGTAGTAAATGACTTACTAATTCAAGATGATATTTGTTATGGAGTTCAATACTTCGTAAGTGAAACAGAGCAAAAAGTAGCCTATGCTCATAATACAATTATTGCAAGTGGTGGAGTTGGATCTATTTATAGATATCATACAAATTCAACTGCAATTGCAGGTGAAATTCAAGGTATCATTTTAGAAAAAGGTTTATCTTTAAAAGATATGGAAATGATGCAGTTTCACCCAACAGTTGTAAAAGGAACACATTTTGCTAGAAAGCCACTTTTAAGTGAGGCTTTAAGAGGTGAGGGTGCTTTTATCGTTGATGAGCAAGATAATAGATTTTTATTTACTTATCACAAAGATGGGGAGTTAGCTCCACGAGATGTTGTAAGTAGATCGATTTTTGATTATCATAAAAAAACTGGTTCAAAAATATATCTATCTTTTGAAAACTTTGAAAAAGAAGCCTTTCAAAAAAGATTTCCAAATATCTATGCAAACTTAAAAGATTTAGGTTATGAATTGCCTTATGATAAAGTTCCAATTTCTCCTGCTTTTCACTATAGTATGGGAGGAATAGAAACTACACTTGATGCAAAAGTTAAAGGTATGAAAAACCTATATGCTATCGGTGAAGCAGCTTGTACGGGGGTGCATGGTGCGAACAGATTAGCTTCAAATTCTTTACTTGAAGGTGTTGTATTTTCATCGATTGCAGTTGAGGATTCTATAAAAAATAATTTTAAAATATCATATAAAAATTATATGAAAGATATAAAATCATATGTGAGAAACAAGGATATTGATAAAGAAATCAAGAACTGTTTACGAAAGTCGATGTGGGATACTGCATCAATTGTAAGAAACCCTAAAAAAATCAAGGAAACCTTAGAGTTGGTTGAAAAATATCTGCAAGAGGATGTTGGTAGACTGCTTTTTTTAAGGTTGCTTACGGCAAAATCTATTTTAACATCTGCTCAAAATAGGGAGAAATCTCTAGGAGCACACTATATCAAGGAGAATTAA
- a CDS encoding DUF721 domain-containing protein, whose translation MQEEELLTFKQELKKSFFTFEDKKVNRNIPNYSTFKTTNNVLTNIANKREFSEVRKRYRVHNFLEKILIKKILNYILFAFYRNEKLSIAVLHPVAQSELNYQKKMIMDYAKMVPDFKDIKEVAVFRYDKLYSFSKNFDKKSFDEFTSPFKEKKESEPEPFYNERAHGIFQNRIKDEKLHAKLEEIRQIIKSS comes from the coding sequence ATGCAAGAAGAAGAACTTCTAACATTTAAACAAGAACTTAAAAAAAGTTTTTTCACTTTTGAAGATAAAAAAGTAAATAGAAATATACCAAATTATAGCACTTTTAAAACAACAAATAATGTACTTACTAATATAGCAAACAAAAGAGAATTCTCAGAAGTTAGAAAAAGATATAGAGTTCATAATTTTTTAGAAAAGATACTTATCAAAAAAATATTAAACTATATTTTATTCGCTTTTTATAGAAATGAGAAACTTTCAATTGCAGTTTTACACCCTGTTGCCCAAAGTGAGTTGAACTATCAAAAAAAGATGATTATGGACTATGCTAAAATGGTTCCTGATTTTAAAGACATAAAAGAAGTAGCTGTTTTTAGATATGATAAATTATACTCTTTTAGTAAAAACTTTGACAAAAAAAGCTTTGATGAATTTACTTCACCCTTTAAAGAAAAAAAAGAAAGTGAACCAGAACCTTTTTATAATGAAAGAGCCCATGGGATTTTTCAAAATAGAATAAAAGATGAAAAGCTACATGCAAAACTTGAAGAGATAAGACAAATTATAAAAAGCTCTTAA